A DNA window from Sphaeramia orbicularis chromosome 22, fSphaOr1.1, whole genome shotgun sequence contains the following coding sequences:
- the LOC115413360 gene encoding 4F2 cell-surface antigen heavy chain-like: MNPDETHLELKDAPDRDAARTGPDADQVPPDADATEADVSEADLDQDQDQEEQEKQPMTGGEQRPADGAAAGNGAEKNGAVKLKIPEDEEDQVQFTGLNKEELLRVAGTPGWVRTRWALLVVFWLGWLGMLGGAVLIILQAPRCRDLPPTRWWTHGPLYRVGNIQAFSETQNLKGLEQKVDRLSELKVKGLLVGPVHVAPPDDAMNLSFEEVSPDVGNLEQFKGLVQAAHKKGISVVLDLTPNYLGSSGPWFSNVTVTSVAERLKSALVFWLSEGVDGVQLGGVERVATVVPSLWTDIRTIVQNWTDHRPHKRVLIGVTDRSSAEDVSALLSSTRVDLLLSRVLRADTTERAQSVQRLYSTHSQNNLLWSLEGGAEGHMASVGGAALVQLYQLLLLTLPGTAVFNYGDEIGLKDEGGKFPKMLWDSDEELNGTLQEERLQRRSCRSFFQTVSELRVKERSLLFGDFVLLFNSSSSLAYLRVWDQSQRYLAAFNWAEEEGEELRLSGVELPRWATVVVSTNSSALPANAHVELTALRLEAGHAALLKFPYA; encoded by the exons ATGAACCCGGACGAGACCCACCTGGAGCTTAAGGACGCGCCGGACCGGGATGCGGCTAGGACCGGTCCGGATGCGGATCAGGTGCCTCCGGATGCTGATGCGACGGAGGCCGACGTGAGCGAAGCGgatctggaccaggaccaggaccaggaggagcaggagaagcAGCCGATGACCGGGGGGGAGCAGCGGCCCGCGGACGGAGCCGCAGCCGGGAACGGGGCCGAGAAGAACGGGGCCGTGAAGCTGAAGATCCCGGAGGACgaggaggaccaggtccagtTCACCGGACTGAACAAAGAGGAGCTGCTGAGGGTGGCGGGGACCCCGGG GTGGGTCCGGACCCGCTGGGCCCTGCTGGTGGTGTTCTGGTTGGGCTGGTTGGGGATGCTGGGGGGGGCGGTCCTCATCATCCTGCAGGCGCCGCGGTGCCGAGACCTGCCTCCGACCCGCTGGTGGACCCACGGACCCCTGTACCGGGTCGGCAATATCCAGGCCTTCAGTGAGACCCAGAACCTGAAGG GTCTGGAGCAGAAGGTGGACCGTCTGTCAGAGCTGAAGGTCAAAGGTTTGCTGGTCGGTCCAGTCCATGTGGCTCCGCCTGACGATGCCATGAATCTGAGCTTTGAGGAGGTTTCGCCGGACGTTGGGAACCTGGAACAGTTTAAAGGCCTGGTCCAGGCGGCCCACAAGAAGG GCATTTCGGTGGTTCTGGATCTAACTCCGAACTACCTGGGCTCGTCTGGACCCTGGTTCTCCAACGTCACAGTGACCAGCGTCGCTGAGAGACTGAAG TCCGCTCTGGTCTTCTGGCTCAGCGAAGGCGTGGACGGTGTCCAGCTGGGGGGCGTGGAACGGGTGGCCACCGTGGTTCCGTCTCTGTGGACCGACATCCGGACCATTGTCCAGAACTGGACTGACCACCGACCCCACAAGAG GGTTCTGATCGGCGTCACCGACCGGTCCTCGGCTGAAGACGTCTCTGCTCTCCTGTCGTCTACCAGGGTTGACCTCCTCCTGTCCCGCGTCCTGAGGGCAGATACCACGGAGCGCGCTCAGTCCGTGCAACGCCTGTACTCGACCCACAGTCAGAATAACCTGCTGTGGAGCCTGGAGGGGGGGGCCGAGGGTCACATGGCCTCAGTGGGCGGGGCCGCTCTGGTTCAACTGTACCAGCTGCTGCTGTTGACGCTGCCGGGGACGGCGGTCTTCAACTACGGAGACGAGATCGGACTGAAGGACGAG GGAGGGAAGTTTCCCAAGATGCTTTGGGACTCAGACGAGGAGCTGAATGGGACTCTACAG GAGGAGCGCCTGCAGCGTCGCTCCTGCCGTTCTTTCTTCCAGACTGTCAGTGAACTCCGGGTGAAGGAGCGTTCGCTGCTGTTTGGAGACTTTGTGCTCCTCTTTAACTCCTCCTCCTCGCTGGCCTACCTCCGGGTCTGGGATCAGAGCCAGCGCTACCTGGCGGCCTTCAACTGggcggaggaggagggggaggagctacGGCTGAGTGGGGTGGAGCTTCCCCGCTGGGCCACTGTAGTGGTGAGCACCAACAGCAGTGCCCTGCCGGCCAACGCCCACGTGGAGCTGACGGCGCTGAGGCTGGAGGCTGGGCACGCCGCGCTGCTCAAGTTCCCCTACGCCTGA